From Gossypium raimondii isolate GPD5lz chromosome 11, ASM2569854v1, whole genome shotgun sequence:
GAGGTCCACGTGTCTGGCCTCTATTGGGCAGCCTTCCGGGCTTAATCGAGAACTGTGACCGCATGCATGACTGGATCTCCGACAACCTCCGCGCTTGCGGCGGTACGTACCAGACCTGCATTTGTGCCATCCCCTTCTTGGCTCGAAAACAAGGTCTCGTGACGGTCACGTGCGATCCCAGGAATTTGGAGCACATCCTCAAGTCTCGTTTCGACAATTATCCCAAAGGTCCCACGTGGCAAGCCGTGTTCCATGATCTTCTCGGTCAAGGCATCTTCAACTCCGACGGTGACACGTGGCTCTTCCAAAGGAGGACCGCCGCGCTGGAATTCACCACCAGGACTCTCCGCCAAGCCATGGCTCGTTGGGTTAGTCGAGCCATCAAGCTACGCTTCTGCCCCATTCTAGAGAAAGCTCAAAGCCAAGGTCAGCCGGTTGATCTACAAGACGTATTGCTTAGGCTCACCTTTGATAACATTTGCGGCTTAGCTTTTGGTAAAGATCCACAAACATGCGCCCAAGGTTTACCCAAAAATGGCTTCGCTTCAGCTTTCGACCGAGCCACCGAGGCCTCTCTTCAAAGGTTTATTTTGCCAGAGGTTTTGTGGAAGCTAAAGAGATGGCTCCGGCTTGGCTTAGAAGTGAGTCTGAGCCGAAGCTTAGGCCACATGGATGAATATCTATCCAACGTCATCAATACACGTAAGCAAGAATTGCTGAGTCAGCAAAAAGATGGGAACCCACACGACGATTTGCTGTCGAGATTTATGAAGAAAAAGGAATCCTACTCAGACGAGTTTCTCCAACACGTGGCACTCAATTTCATCCTAGCTGGACGTGACACATCAGCCGTTGCTCTAAGCTGGTTCTTTTGGCTCATCTCTCAACACCCAACAGTTGAAGACAACATCCTAAGGGAAATCTGCAACGTCTTAATCGAGACACGTGGCATTGACACGTCAACGTGGCTTGACGAGCCCTTAGGGTTCGAAGAACTTGACCGACTGATATATTTGAAGGCAGCATTATCAGAAACCCTAAGGCTATACCCTTCGGTGCCGGAGGATTCAAAGCACGTGGTGGCCGATGACGTGCTGCCGGATGGGACTTTTGTTCCGGCGGGGTCGTCGGTGACGTATTCAATATATTCAGTAGGGAGAATGAGGTCAACATGGGGTGACGATTGCCTCGAGTTTCGTCCTCAAAGGTGGTTGTCAGCGGACGGGGAGGAATTTATAAAGCATGACTCTTATAAATTCGTGGCGTTCAATGCAGGGCCAAGAATATGTTTAGGGAAAGGATTGGCTTATCTACAAATGAAGTCGGTGGCGGCTGCGGCACTGCTGAGACATAAGCTGACTTTGGTGCCTGGCCATAAGGTGGAGCAGAAAATGTCACTGACGTTGTTTATGAAATATGGGCTTAAAGTTAACGTGCATGGAAGAGATTTGGGGGCAATTGTTGAAAAGATTACGAGTGAAGAGAAAATGCAgggtaaattgtgaattttagtgCAAATATATAAGGCATGGTGATGAGAGTGATGATCAGATGGGGCGGGGGCCACTCAGAGTTGCATTCTTCACGGATATTGAGCAAGCAAGGAAGTTGGGTACATAAATCATGGAAGATCCTTTTATAAGATAGAAAGGAAGgagaggtatttttaatttacaatttaatatatatacttcttTGCTTTTCTTGTAGGGAatcttttgaatttattttataaaattgtttcatAAATCTTCTTGTTTGTTTGTAATGGAATTGGGCGTGACATGAATTCAATCATTCaatgaattaattaagttaatttactTTGAATACATATTGGGATctgattattttattctttctgTTGTCTCAAGTTAGGATGATATGAACATCTTCCTTCCAAAAGGGTTTTTAAATGATAAGCTTGCTTtcagtattaaataaaataacaaaaatatcccttttaattttgtcacttttattttgatttttaagtcTTTACACTTTCGGACGGAAGTATTAGCTGTTTGTAGGCCAGAATAGACCCACATTTCCCCTTGAAATCTGGCCCAAAAAGTCCCGTTCGAATAGTACCCGTTCTAAATGAAGGCATACAACTATAAATGTATGCACCCAACTTCAAATTACAGCATTAAGGACCCCTTATCTCTCCTACAATTAGACATGTAATGTATGGCCCACCATGTTAGGGAGGTATGCAGCACAGGGTGAAATATTTAGTTTAACTCGGGCATCCGAATTGTACACATTATTTGTGTCTCAACATTTTATGGGCAAAGATATTGTTTCATGGGTCGGAACAAAATATTAGCAATAAAGTCAATACACTCGAAACAAAAATGaactaagaaaaaaaacaaaggaatttagcctttaaataaaacatttctcCGGCCAACTAAGTGTTTTTTTGAACTGCACAAGAGGCTTATAAGATGGTATAAAAGGCTGTTTGATCATGGATTTTTCACTCACCTTCGCTCCTTTTTCTATCGCTTCCGAAAGTTGTCTTGCTTGGTTATGTAGGATGCAGTTGTTCCGGGTATAGTATTTTACTAGTCGAGTATCTTCTCTCCGGTTGAAAATAAGTTCCAGACTAATGTGCCTATGATGTACAATGCAACCGACACCTTAAACACATCATCCCATGAGCCTGCGGAGGATATGTTTGTAGATGTgaataaaataaacttgatgTGGCATATAGGAGAATCAAATCAACATGAGGCCAATTCAAACCTCGTTGGAGTATGTAGCCAGTAGCAGCTGTACCAAAAACACCAGCCAGCACTCCAGCAGTGTTAGACAGTCCTAATAGAACTCCCTGTGATCGACCTAAACAAGTTACttccaaaaaaggaaaagaaaattgcCATTCTTGAACACTGATGATTAAGGgaattgtttaaataaaaaccaCATAGAGAATTACTcttccaaaatagaaaaaagccTTACTAGTTATGTTTATTTGAGGATTATCATATCGATATGCTATTATTGGTTCTAGCACTTGCAGACATGTCAAACTGATTTTACCATGTATCGCCCTAAGTGTTTGGGAAGATTGCTTCcatctttcacatttttacaaaagtACAGTATGAGCAGAAAAGTACTGGGATATCATTATAATAAATGACATCTCCTtttagttataaattatattctaTTATAAGAAACTCACAGCATAGCGTGGGCCAATGTCTTGGTGATTGGAATAAAGACCAGACTGAGAAAATGCATCTGATCCCTGtcgagaaaataaaattatggatcACTATCTCTGCCAGATGTGACAAATTAAGAACCTCAATAGAAACCAAACACCTAAGCCGGTTTGTATGGCCAGTCTAATACAGGAGTTTCCTGCACACactgttttttatataaaaagaaaggaagttTATCTGGATAAGAATCTCATAGCTGTGGAGGAATAAAAATGAAGATGGCAATGCCCAAATTCAAAGATGAGGTTAaactgaaaaacaaaaaatgatacCTGACTACATGCCATGCACAGCACTGCCATAGCAGGAGTTCTGACATAGCTTAGCTGTGTAAGGAAGAAGGCTGGCCCCAGAAAGCCTATCGATTGCATGATCTGCAAAATTAACTAGTTATGACATGATTACATTAAGAGGCATGTATCAAGTAGTCTTACAATCACTTCATCAACTTTCTGACTGAACTACTAAATTTCTTTTCTATCTTATCTCAGGTCAAGTCTAAATGCCATGTGAGACTTCTACTGTATAACCGCTGGCTTCTAGGTGTGATTTTGTTCCCTCAATAAATCAAGTTAACCTTTGAAATTTATAAGAATTTCTAAGATGGTACGAGTTGTTTGTGATACCATGCAACCATGATGCGTACAGAAAAGACCAGGAGATTGAATTTAACTAAGACGCAGAAGGGTTATAACCAGAGTTATCAATCAAATACTACAAATTGGTACATTCAAGCATTTAATAATCCTTTGAAATAGTCA
This genomic window contains:
- the LOC105802706 gene encoding cytochrome P450 86A8 translates to MDISTALLLLAAITAYLLWFTFISRSLRGPRVWPLLGSLPGLIENCDRMHDWISDNLRACGGTYQTCICAIPFLARKQGLVTVTCDPRNLEHILKSRFDNYPKGPTWQAVFHDLLGQGIFNSDGDTWLFQRRTAALEFTTRTLRQAMARWVSRAIKLRFCPILEKAQSQGQPVDLQDVLLRLTFDNICGLAFGKDPQTCAQGLPKNGFASAFDRATEASLQRFILPEVLWKLKRWLRLGLEVSLSRSLGHMDEYLSNVINTRKQELLSQQKDGNPHDDLLSRFMKKKESYSDEFLQHVALNFILAGRDTSAVALSWFFWLISQHPTVEDNILREICNVLIETRGIDTSTWLDEPLGFEELDRLIYLKAALSETLRLYPSVPEDSKHVVADDVLPDGTFVPAGSSVTYSIYSVGRMRSTWGDDCLEFRPQRWLSADGEEFIKHDSYKFVAFNAGPRICLGKGLAYLQMKSVAAAALLRHKLTLVPGHKVEQKMSLTLFMKYGLKVNVHGRDLGAIVEKITSEEKMQGKL